A stretch of Rhinoderma darwinii isolate aRhiDar2 chromosome 4, aRhiDar2.hap1, whole genome shotgun sequence DNA encodes these proteins:
- the ENPP4 gene encoding bis(5'-adenosyl)-triphosphatase ENPP4, producing the protein MSSLAFVLTLLHGIILCSGESSADGSFPRLILVSFDGFRADYLLNYTLPNLQELINDGVLVREVKNVFITKTFPNHYSIVTGLYAESHGIVANSMYDKNTNLTFNLANSSLKSNPVWWNEATPIWVTNQRAGRRSGSAMWPGTDVRIQNITLIDSLPYKPSVTFKERVDNITSWFTRANDPINFATLYFEEPDKTGHRSGPEDHESMAAVLNVVDKNIGYLVAKLKELNLWDTVNVIITSDHGMAQCSKDRVIALDNCIGRGNYTLVDSTPVAAILPLQDTKLVYNLLKNCSDHVKVYLKEDIPDDYHYRQNSRIQPIILVADEGWTIVQNASSHVDLGNHGYDNGVPSMHPFLAAHGPAFHQNYKMNTINSVDIYPMMCHILGLKAEPNNGTLSNTKCLLADQWCIQIPEAIGIVMGGILVLATVSCLIIMVLKKKMPSPRQFTRLQFQDDDDPLIG; encoded by the exons ATGTCCTCATTGGCATTCGTGCTCACCCTGTTGCATGGAATAATTCTGTGCTCGGGAGAATCCTCTGCTGACGGTTCTTTCCCCCGGTTAATCCTTGTTTCTTTTGATGGCTTCAGAGCGGACTATTTATTAAACTACACATTGCCCAATCTCCAGGAGTTAATCAATGATGGCGTCCTAGTGAGAGAAGTCAAAAACGTCTTCATCACAAAGACCTTCCCTAATCATTATTCCATAGTGACTGGTCTGTATGCCGAGAGCCACGGGATTGTAGCCAACTCAATGTATGACAAGAACACTAACCTGACCTTCAATCTGGCCAACTCAAGCTTGAAGTCCAACCCAGTGTGGTGGAACGAAGCTACCCCTATCTGGGTGACGAACCAACGTGCAGGGAGAAGAAGCGGGTCTGCCATGTGGCCAGGGACGGACGTACGTATCCAGAACATCACCCTAATCGACTCTCTTCCCTACAAGCCCTCAGTGACTTTTAAAGAACGGGTAGATAACATCACCTCGTGGTTCACCAGGGCTAATGACCCAATCAACTTTGCAACGTTGTACTTTGAAGAACCCGACAAGACCGGGCACCGCTCTGGACCCGAAGACCACGAAAGCATGGCTGCAGTGTTGAACGTCGTGGACAAAAACATAGGATACTTGGTGGCCAAGCTTAAAGAGTTAAACCTTTGGGATACAGTCAATGTAATAATCACTAGTGACCATGGAATGGCCCAATGCTCGAAGGATAGAGTTATTGCGTTGGACAATTGCATTGGTCGTGGAAACTACACATTGGTGGATTCAACTCCAGTCGCAGCGATATTGCCCCTTCAAG ATACAAAACTAGTTTACAACCTGCTGAAAAACTGCAGTGATCACGTGAAGGTCTACCTAAAAGAAGACATCCCAGATGACTATCACTACCGACAGAACAGCCGCATCCAGCCCATAATCCTGGTGGCTGACGAGGGGTGGACTATAGTGCAGAACGCGTCTTCCCATGTAGACC tgGGAAATCACGGCTACGACAACGGTGTACCCAGCATGCATCCTTTCCTGGCCGCTCACGGGCCGGCATTTCACCAGAACTACAAGATGAACACCATAAACAGCGTAGACATCTATCCTATGATGTGCCACATTCTCGGCTTAAAAGCAGAACCCAACAACGGAACGCTGTCCAACACCAAGTGCTTATTGGCCGACCAGTGGTGCATCCAGATCCCGGAAGCCATTGGCATAGTCATGGGCGGCATCCTGGTACTCGCCACTGTATCGTGTTTAATAATAATGGTTCTGAAGAAGAAGATGCCCTCCCCCCGTCAGTTTACACGGCTGCAGTTCCAGGATGATGACGATCCTTTGATTGGTTGA